A single window of Achromobacter xylosoxidans DNA harbors:
- a CDS encoding LysR family transcriptional regulator → METRHLRYFLAVVDHGSVSRASEWLGIAQPALSQALGRMEKDLGVRLFERSRQGSTPTPAALAILEDVRASIARIDAAARRAREIGRGSAGQLTVGLVSSALFNTLPRALREMRRQAPGVRVILREMSNAEQAEALQTGEIDIGLMHTPVAVGGRMRERQLLRDRLVAAVPDEFDVAADGQVSMAQIAQAGLVMYPQSQLPAFYADILDAMRKGGHDAQVAQEANRTLTVLACVAGGCGVALLPSWIRSMDFRGVRFCEVRDGERLPSFDLSAIWPARSVPTLADLFANLDLGGD, encoded by the coding sequence ATGGAAACCCGGCACCTGCGCTATTTCCTGGCCGTGGTCGACCACGGCAGCGTGAGCCGCGCCTCGGAATGGCTGGGCATCGCCCAGCCCGCCCTGAGCCAGGCCCTGGGCCGCATGGAAAAGGACCTGGGCGTGCGCCTGTTCGAACGCTCGCGCCAGGGTTCCACGCCGACGCCGGCGGCCCTGGCCATCCTGGAGGACGTGCGCGCCAGCATCGCCCGCATCGATGCCGCCGCGCGGCGCGCCCGGGAGATCGGCCGCGGCAGCGCCGGTCAGCTGACGGTGGGGCTGGTGTCGTCGGCGCTGTTCAACACCTTGCCGCGGGCGTTGCGCGAGATGCGGCGGCAGGCGCCCGGCGTGCGCGTGATCCTGCGCGAGATGAGCAACGCCGAGCAGGCCGAGGCCCTGCAGACCGGCGAGATCGATATCGGCCTGATGCACACGCCGGTGGCGGTGGGCGGCCGCATGCGCGAACGCCAGCTGCTGCGCGACCGGCTGGTGGCGGCGGTGCCGGACGAGTTCGACGTCGCCGCCGACGGCCAGGTGTCGATGGCGCAGATCGCCCAGGCCGGCCTGGTGATGTATCCGCAGTCGCAGCTGCCGGCGTTCTACGCCGACATCCTCGATGCCATGCGCAAGGGCGGCCATGACGCCCAGGTGGCGCAGGAGGCCAACCGCACGCTGACCGTGCTGGCCTGCGTGGCGGGCGGCTGCGGCGTGGCGCTGCTGCCCAGCTGGATCCGTTCCATGGATTTCCGCGGCGTGCGCTTTTGCGAGGTGCGCGACGGCGAACGCCTGCCCAGCTTCGACCTGAGCGCCATCTGGCCGGCCCGTTCGGTGCCGACGCTGGCTGACCTGTTCGCCAACCTCGACCTGGGCGGCGACTGA
- a CDS encoding ABC transporter ATP-binding protein/permease: protein MDLDWQQQLWESAWWMARAFGISAIALALVAWALSRWTDWGRKFWRLAWPYLTPRRSWRPLLTLAALLFLAMFSVRMTVLFSFWYNGFYSALQALDPSAFWRLLGIFSILATVHVVRALIDSYAGQAFDIHWRVWLNDRLTGDWLDARAYYRGHFIEEPVDNPDQRIEQDIAAFVTGSRTLAIGALSAVVSLVAFTAILWNLSGALDVAGVEIPRAMVFMVYLYVIVATLFAFRIGRPLIRLNFLSERLTANFRYALLRLRENAENVAFYQGEAVERAALWTRFSAYIANLWARVYRGLKFDGFNLVVSQVAVVFPFLLQAQRFFSGAIKLGDVMQTSQAFGQVQDSLSFFRTSYDAFAQYRATLNRLAGFLDANAAARALPAIEAQPLPDALQITGLDVSRPDGRALLRSLDLSLRPGQALLIKGPSGSGKTTLLRALAGLWPHARGTVRRPQGAAALFLSQRPYLPLGKLRDAVAYPGHARPGDDARLALALRAVNLGHLAGRLDHEADWSRILSIGEQQRVAFARVLFNRPAIVFLDEATSATDEGLEHMLYGLLREQLPGAMLVSVGHRSTLDAFHTHRLDLDGKGGWNTGSLAAGPVPALACAAA from the coding sequence ATGGACCTGGACTGGCAGCAACAGTTGTGGGAAAGCGCGTGGTGGATGGCGCGCGCATTCGGCATCAGCGCCATCGCGCTGGCGCTGGTCGCGTGGGCGCTGTCGCGCTGGACCGATTGGGGACGCAAGTTCTGGCGCCTGGCCTGGCCCTACCTGACGCCGCGGCGCAGCTGGCGGCCGCTGCTGACGCTGGCCGCGCTGCTGTTCCTGGCGATGTTCTCGGTCCGCATGACCGTGCTGTTCTCGTTCTGGTACAACGGCTTCTACAGCGCATTGCAGGCGCTCGACCCGAGCGCGTTCTGGCGCTTGCTGGGCATTTTCTCGATCCTGGCCACGGTGCACGTGGTGCGCGCGCTGATCGACAGCTACGCCGGCCAGGCCTTCGACATCCATTGGCGCGTCTGGCTCAACGATCGGCTGACGGGCGATTGGCTGGACGCGCGCGCCTACTATCGCGGCCATTTCATCGAAGAACCGGTGGACAACCCCGACCAGCGCATCGAGCAGGACATCGCGGCGTTCGTGACCGGCTCGCGCACGCTGGCGATCGGCGCCCTCAGCGCCGTGGTGTCGCTGGTGGCGTTCACCGCGATCCTGTGGAACCTGTCCGGCGCGCTGGACGTGGCGGGGGTGGAGATCCCGCGCGCCATGGTGTTCATGGTGTACCTGTACGTCATCGTGGCCACGCTGTTCGCCTTTCGCATCGGCCGGCCGCTGATCCGCCTGAACTTCCTGTCCGAACGGCTGACCGCCAACTTCCGCTACGCGCTGCTGCGACTGCGCGAGAACGCCGAGAACGTGGCCTTCTACCAGGGCGAGGCGGTCGAGCGCGCCGCGCTCTGGACGCGCTTTTCGGCCTACATCGCCAACCTGTGGGCGCGTGTGTACCGGGGTTTGAAGTTCGACGGCTTCAACCTGGTCGTGAGCCAGGTGGCGGTGGTGTTTCCGTTCCTGCTGCAGGCGCAGCGCTTTTTCAGCGGCGCGATCAAGCTGGGCGACGTGATGCAGACCTCGCAGGCGTTCGGCCAGGTGCAGGATTCGCTGTCGTTCTTTCGCACCTCGTACGACGCGTTCGCGCAGTACCGCGCCACCCTCAACCGCCTGGCCGGCTTCCTCGATGCCAACGCGGCGGCGCGCGCGCTGCCGGCGATCGAGGCGCAGCCGCTGCCGGACGCGCTGCAGATCACCGGACTGGACGTGTCGCGTCCCGATGGCCGGGCGTTGCTGCGGAGCCTGGATCTTTCGCTGCGTCCGGGGCAGGCGCTGCTGATCAAGGGGCCGTCCGGCAGCGGCAAGACCACCTTGCTGCGCGCCCTGGCGGGCCTGTGGCCCCATGCGCGCGGAACGGTGCGGCGGCCGCAGGGCGCGGCGGCGCTGTTCCTGTCGCAGCGTCCCTATCTGCCGCTGGGCAAGCTGCGCGATGCCGTGGCCTATCCCGGGCATGCGCGGCCGGGGGACGATGCGCGCCTTGCGTTGGCACTGCGCGCGGTGAACCTGGGGCACCTGGCCGGCCGGCTGGATCACGAGGCCGACTGGTCGCGCATCCTCTCGATCGGCGAACAGCAGCGCGTGGCATTCGCCCGCGTGCTGTTCAACCGGCCGGCCATCGTGTTCCTGGACGAGGCCACCTCGGCCACCGACGAAGGGCTGGAACACATGCTGTACGGCTTGCTGCGCGAGCAACTGCCCGGCGCCATGCTGGTCAGCGTCGGCCATCGCAGCACGCTCGATGCGTTCCATACCCACCGGCTGGATCTGGATGGCAAAGGCGGCTGGAACACCGGCTCGCTGGCCGCGGGGCCCGTGCCGGCGTTGGCGTGTGCGGCGGCCTAG